Proteins encoded by one window of Massilia sp. NR 4-1:
- a CDS encoding M12 family metallo-peptidase, with protein MDFFTPLSSGQLGKMDAVQSQHLSKIQGRATTKEVTLIRLNAAAFQASSLRMAMPGSKPLDFNKTQLETRSPTEATWYGKLSGIPGTAILVIREGNVTGSVRDNGNLYSIEPLGQGVHALIKVDQSKFPEDEPPSFREKQSRNPAPLPETKPSASQADGPTVINVLVAYTASARSAVGDIAATIDLAVAEANQSYINSNVNIRLAKVNTFEVGYSESGKSYDQIVQDFKGMNDVVNNRNITAADMSVLIVNQSDYCGMADAIMANASTAFAAVHVSCATGYYSFAHELGHLQGARHDIANDPTQQPFPYGHGFQHTSPTPAWRTIMAYNCAGNCDRLQYWSNPSVTYNGYAMGNVGAANNARVLNETAATVASFRNSQAYTRCADEHQTCTVSGTRNIAYGANGKFVYRTVTGSFVCDNSTFGDPISGTVKACYAGKIGYAYCSAEHQNCAFAGTQSIAYGAGTKFAHKLASGSIGCDNGTFGDPNPGVVKACYSGPAGYAYCSAQNGQCAVNGTQTVAYGANGQFFYRTVSGPIACTDAAFGDPAFGIGKACFVGPAL; from the coding sequence GTGGATTTCTTCACTCCCTTGAGTTCCGGCCAGCTCGGCAAGATGGATGCGGTCCAATCCCAGCATCTGAGCAAGATCCAGGGCCGCGCCACCACCAAGGAAGTGACGCTGATCCGCCTGAACGCCGCGGCGTTCCAGGCCAGCAGCCTGCGCATGGCCATGCCGGGCAGCAAGCCCCTGGACTTCAACAAGACCCAGCTGGAAACCCGCAGCCCCACCGAGGCCACCTGGTACGGCAAGCTGTCCGGCATTCCCGGCACGGCGATCCTGGTCATCCGTGAAGGCAATGTGACGGGTAGTGTGCGCGACAACGGCAATCTGTACAGCATCGAGCCGCTGGGACAAGGCGTGCATGCCCTGATCAAGGTGGACCAAAGCAAATTCCCCGAGGACGAGCCGCCTTCGTTCCGGGAAAAACAAAGCCGCAACCCGGCGCCGCTGCCGGAGACAAAGCCGTCCGCCTCCCAGGCTGACGGGCCGACCGTCATCAATGTGCTGGTGGCGTACACGGCATCGGCGCGCTCGGCGGTCGGCGATATCGCCGCCACCATCGACCTGGCCGTGGCCGAGGCCAACCAGTCCTATATCAACAGCAATGTCAATATCCGCCTGGCCAAGGTCAATACCTTCGAGGTCGGCTATTCCGAAAGCGGCAAAAGCTACGATCAGATCGTGCAGGACTTCAAGGGCATGAACGATGTGGTGAATAACCGCAATATCACCGCAGCGGATATGTCGGTCCTGATCGTCAACCAGTCCGATTACTGCGGTATGGCCGATGCGATCATGGCCAACGCTTCCACCGCCTTCGCGGCGGTGCATGTTAGCTGCGCGACGGGTTACTACTCCTTTGCCCATGAGCTGGGCCATCTGCAGGGTGCGCGCCACGATATCGCCAACGATCCGACCCAGCAGCCCTTCCCGTATGGGCATGGCTTCCAGCACACTTCGCCGACGCCGGCGTGGCGCACCATCATGGCCTATAACTGTGCCGGCAACTGCGACCGCCTGCAGTACTGGTCGAATCCATCGGTGACCTACAACGGCTACGCGATGGGCAATGTCGGCGCGGCGAATAATGCGCGCGTGCTTAACGAGACGGCTGCCACCGTCGCCAGCTTCCGCAACAGCCAGGCGTATACGCGCTGCGCGGACGAGCACCAGACCTGCACGGTCAGCGGCACGCGCAATATCGCTTATGGCGCCAATGGCAAATTCGTGTACCGCACCGTGACGGGCAGCTTTGTCTGCGACAACAGCACTTTCGGCGATCCGATCTCCGGCACGGTGAAGGCCTGCTATGCCGGCAAAATCGGCTATGCCTACTGCTCGGCTGAGCACCAGAATTGCGCCTTCGCCGGCACGCAGTCGATCGCCTATGGCGCGGGCACCAAGTTTGCGCACAAGCTGGCCAGCGGCAGCATCGGCTGCGACAACGGCACCTTCGGTGATCCGAATCCCGGTGTGGTGAAAGCCTGCTATTCCGGCCCAGCGGGTTATGCCTACTGTTCCGCCCAGAATGGCCAATGCGCCGTTAACGGCACCCAGACCGTGGCTTATGGCGCCAACGGCCAGTTCTTCTACCGCACCGTGAGTGGGCCGATTGCCTGCACCGACGCCGCTTTTGGCGATCCCGCCTTCGGCATCGGGAAGGCCTGCTTCGTCGGCCCGGCGCTGTAA
- a CDS encoding LysR family transcriptional regulator: MQHPILRRLDLNLLLAFDALLRHRSVSAAADELAMSPSALSHALARLRATLGDELLVRAGSGMQATAFAERMAEPLAAALDLLARGLSDASTFDAASSERTFVFAATDYTAFAILPQLLAAVQQAAPRLRVKVVYSRGGEPAEDLAAGRIDFALGYENDPLQPLPGIESFDWLSDEYVVIACREHPTIQGSLDLSQYLAARHVVVTPWNDASGTIDKALQRQGLQRDVAVQLPSVLAAPFIIDRSPLIMTVPRHAAQTLQAAAPVAIYPAPFELPPYTLKVYHHTRHSGTAAHAWMRTQLLAAAAR; this comes from the coding sequence ATGCAGCATCCCATCCTGCGCCGCCTCGACCTCAATCTGCTGCTGGCCTTCGACGCCCTGCTGCGCCATCGCTCGGTGAGCGCGGCAGCCGACGAGCTGGCGATGAGCCCCTCCGCCCTGAGTCATGCGCTGGCGCGGCTGCGCGCCACGCTGGGCGACGAGCTGCTGGTCCGTGCCGGCAGCGGCATGCAGGCCACGGCCTTCGCCGAGCGCATGGCCGAACCGCTGGCGGCGGCGCTGGACCTGCTGGCACGCGGCCTGTCCGATGCTTCCACCTTCGATGCAGCCAGCAGCGAGCGTACCTTCGTCTTTGCCGCCACCGATTACACGGCCTTCGCCATCCTGCCGCAGCTGCTCGCGGCCGTGCAGCAGGCCGCGCCGCGCTTGCGCGTCAAGGTGGTATATTCGCGCGGCGGCGAACCGGCCGAGGATCTGGCGGCGGGCCGCATCGACTTCGCGCTCGGTTATGAGAACGATCCGCTGCAACCCCTGCCCGGCATCGAAAGCTTCGACTGGCTCAGCGACGAGTATGTGGTGATTGCCTGCCGCGAGCATCCCACCATCCAGGGCAGCCTGGATTTAAGCCAGTATCTGGCGGCGCGCCATGTGGTGGTCACGCCATGGAACGATGCCAGCGGCACCATCGACAAGGCCCTGCAGCGCCAAGGCCTGCAGCGCGATGTGGCGGTGCAGCTGCCATCGGTGCTGGCCGCACCCTTCATCATCGACCGCTCGCCGCTGATCATGACGGTGCCGCGCCATGCGGCGCAGACCTTGCAGGCCGCCGCGCCGGTGGCCATCTATCCGGCGCCTTTCGAACTGCCGCCCTACACGCTCAAGGTCTACCACCATACGCGCCACAGTGGCACGGCGGCGCATGCCTGGATGCGCACGCAGTTGCTCGCCGCCGCAGCGCGCTAA
- a CDS encoding GNAT family N-acetyltransferase, translating into MTIHIRAAVEQDSALILRFITELAVYEKAGDQVAATADTIRSSLFGADSPARALICEVDGEAVGYAVYFFSYSTWQAKKGLYLEDLYISPAARGVGAGKGMLRHLAQVAVQQGCGRFEWSVLDWNQPAIDFYLSIGAQPQAEWVRYRMADSALRDFAAGA; encoded by the coding sequence ATGACTATCCATATCCGCGCCGCCGTCGAACAAGATTCCGCCTTGATCCTGCGTTTCATCACCGAGCTGGCCGTCTACGAGAAGGCAGGCGACCAAGTGGCCGCCACCGCCGACACCATCCGTTCCAGCCTGTTTGGCGCCGACAGCCCGGCGCGTGCCCTGATCTGCGAAGTCGATGGCGAAGCCGTCGGTTATGCCGTCTACTTCTTCAGCTATTCGACCTGGCAGGCGAAGAAGGGGCTGTACCTGGAAGACTTGTACATCTCGCCCGCCGCGCGCGGCGTGGGCGCAGGCAAGGGCATGCTGCGCCATCTGGCGCAAGTGGCGGTGCAGCAGGGTTGCGGACGTTTCGAATGGAGTGTGCTCGACTGGAACCAGCCGGCCATCGATTTCTACCTGTCGATCGGCGCGCAGCCGCAGGCGGAGTGGGTGCGCTACCGGATGGCCGATAGCGCCTTGCGCGATTTCGCGGCTGGCGCTTGA
- the ssb gene encoding single-stranded DNA-binding protein: protein MASVNKVIIVGNLGRDPEIRYMPSGDAIANIAVATSYKSKDRNTGEQKELTEWHRISFFGRLAEIVGQYLKKGSSVYVEGRLQTRKYTDKDGVEKYATDIIAENMQMLGGRQGMGGGDSMDDGMGYDAAPVSRPAPRPAPAPAPAPRPAARPAPNFSDMDDDIPF, encoded by the coding sequence ATGGCATCTGTCAACAAAGTCATCATCGTCGGCAATCTGGGCCGTGACCCGGAGATTCGCTACATGCCTAGCGGTGATGCCATCGCCAATATCGCCGTCGCCACCTCCTACAAGAGCAAGGACCGCAACACCGGTGAGCAGAAAGAGCTGACCGAATGGCACCGCATCTCCTTCTTCGGCCGCCTGGCTGAAATCGTGGGCCAGTACCTGAAAAAAGGCTCCTCCGTCTACGTCGAAGGCCGCCTGCAAACCCGCAAGTACACCGACAAGGATGGCGTCGAGAAATACGCGACCGACATCATCGCTGAAAACATGCAGATGCTGGGTGGCCGCCAAGGCATGGGCGGCGGCGATTCGATGGATGACGGCATGGGCTACGACGCCGCGCCGGTCAGCCGTCCAGCACCGCGCCCGGCGCCAGCCCCGGCCCCGGCGCCACGTCCGGCCGCGCGTCCAGCGCCGAACTTCTCGGATATGGATGACGATATTCCGTTCTAA
- a CDS encoding 2-hydroxychromene-2-carboxylate isomerase, with product MQEPIDFYFDFISPYAYLATTRIDQLAAAHGRKVRWRPVLLVTLFQAMGNQPAPLVPLKWRYVQHDLERSARAAGIPYRLPPGFPKLMVDPGRAMLWIEEHYGSDKAAAFARNCMRAYFADSVDIDDKEVLAGIAAALGVEREALLAGIGESAVKARFKQASEQAMEQGVCGVPFVIADGEPFWGNDRFDQLEAWLAAQRQAA from the coding sequence ATGCAAGAACCCATCGACTTTTACTTCGACTTCATTTCGCCTTACGCCTACCTGGCCACCACCCGCATCGACCAGCTGGCGGCGGCGCATGGACGCAAGGTGCGCTGGCGCCCGGTGCTGCTGGTGACGCTGTTCCAGGCCATGGGCAACCAGCCCGCGCCCCTGGTGCCGCTGAAGTGGCGCTATGTGCAGCATGATCTGGAGCGCAGCGCGCGCGCCGCCGGCATTCCTTACCGCTTGCCGCCCGGCTTTCCCAAGCTGATGGTCGATCCCGGCCGCGCCATGCTGTGGATCGAAGAGCATTACGGCAGCGATAAGGCGGCTGCCTTTGCCCGCAACTGCATGCGGGCGTACTTCGCCGATAGCGTCGACATCGACGACAAGGAGGTCCTGGCCGGCATTGCCGCCGCGCTGGGCGTCGAACGCGAAGCGCTGCTGGCGGGCATTGGGGAGAGCGCCGTCAAGGCGCGCTTCAAGCAGGCGAGCGAACAGGCGATGGAACAGGGCGTCTGCGGCGTCCCCTTCGTGATAGCCGATGGTGAGCCGTTCTGGGGCAACGACCGCTTCGACCAGCTGGAAGCCTGGCTGGCCGCGCAGCGCCAGGCGGCATAA
- a CDS encoding TetR/AcrR family transcriptional regulator, translating to MDALTAKSEATYTAIIAAGCEMAAAEGIGKLSLGEIAKRTGISKSGVFSRVGSLEALQIAVLDEYDRRFAEQVFLPTLQLPRGLPRLTAQVSNWIKRACDEALSSACLYTAGAFEFDDQDGGVLRDRLQDGALRWRASMRKTILQAMEAGQLRPDTEPEQLVFEIYSLIVGLVHDVRFLRDADAPRHMQRAFNRLISTYKSFNDME from the coding sequence ATGGATGCCCTGACCGCAAAAAGTGAAGCCACGTATACCGCCATCATCGCCGCCGGCTGCGAGATGGCGGCGGCCGAGGGTATCGGCAAGCTGTCGCTGGGCGAGATCGCCAAGCGCACCGGCATCAGCAAAAGCGGGGTGTTTTCCCGCGTCGGTTCGCTGGAAGCCTTGCAGATCGCGGTGCTGGATGAGTACGACCGCCGCTTTGCCGAGCAGGTCTTCCTGCCCACGCTGCAACTGCCGCGCGGTTTGCCGCGCCTGACAGCCCAGGTCAGCAACTGGATCAAGCGCGCCTGCGACGAAGCGCTGAGCAGCGCCTGCCTCTACACGGCGGGCGCCTTCGAGTTCGACGACCAGGACGGCGGCGTGCTGCGCGACCGTTTGCAGGACGGCGCCCTGCGCTGGCGCGCTTCCATGCGCAAGACCATCCTGCAGGCGATGGAAGCTGGCCAGCTGCGTCCCGATACCGAGCCGGAACAGCTGGTGTTCGAGATTTACAGCCTGATCGTGGGCCTGGTACACGATGTGCGCTTCCTGCGCGACGCGGATGCGCCGCGCCATATGCAGCGCGCCTTCAACCGTTTGATTTCGACGTACAAAAGCTTCAACGATATGGAGTAA
- a CDS encoding CcdB family protein, translating to MSRFDIFANPGKNHRNIPYLVDVQSNVISGLATRIVVPLRPLSAFPSVTLPPDLFPIIAVNGEDHVWTPHSLVPSP from the coding sequence ATGAGCCGCTTCGACATTTTCGCCAATCCGGGCAAGAACCACCGCAATATCCCTTACCTCGTCGATGTGCAAAGCAATGTGATCAGTGGCTTGGCAACGAGAATTGTTGTTCCGCTCCGCCCCTTATCGGCGTTTCCATCGGTGACGCTTCCGCCAGACCTGTTTCCCATCATCGCGGTCAACGGCGAGGATCATGTCTGGACACCCCACAGCTTGGTGCCATCCCCTTAA
- the uvrA gene encoding excinuclease ABC subunit UvrA has product MEQIRIRGARTHNLKNINLDLPRNKLIVITGLSGSGKSSLAFDTLYAEGQRRYVESLSAYARQFLQLMEKPDVDLIEGLSPAISIEQKATSHNPRSTVGTVTEIHDYLRLLYARVGTPYCPDHPDNPLAAQSVSQMVDAVLAMPEGTKLMIMAPVVANRKGEHADLFEQMQAQGFVRFRVQSGTHDAKIYEVDELPKLKKTEKHTIDVVIDRIKVNAELKQRLAESFETALRLADGRAMAYEMDTGVAHVYSNKFACNTCGYSLQELEPRLFSFNNPMGACPECDGLGHIEFFDPKRIVAFPNLSLASGAVKGWDRRNQFYFQMLTSLADHYGFDIDEPFEKLPANAQSVVLHGSGKNAIPFSYVNERGKTVIKEHTFEGVVNNLQRRYRETDSMAVKEELAKFINEKKCPSCDGARLRVEARYVKVGSGKQEKAIYEIAEKPLRDTLSFFEQLKLKGAKKDIADRVIKEIVSRLTFLNNVGLDYLSLDRSADTLSGGEAQRIRLASQIGSGLTGVMYVLDEPSIGLHQRDNDRLIDTLRHLRDIGNSVLVVEHDEDAIRTADYIVDMGKGAGVHGGDVIASGSLKDILKNKQSLTAQYLSGALKIEVPKKRHQPDPDRQLSISGATGNNLKKVSLDLPVGLLTCVTGVSGSGKSTLVNDTLYPALSRHLYGSQTEPAPHDSISGLEHFDKVISVDQAPIGRTPRSNPATYTGLFTPIRDLFATVPAAKERGYSAGRFSFNVKGGRCEACQGDGVLKVEMHFLPDVYVPCDVCHGKRYNRETLEVHYKGKSITEVLDMTVEDAHEFFKPVPVIARKLQTLLDVGLGYIKLGQSATTLSGGEAQRVKLSLELSKRDTGRTLYILDEPTTGLHFHDIDLLLKVIHRLRDQGNTLVIIEHNLDVIKTADWIVDLGPEGGAGGGRIIAAGSPEDVAANPASVTGKYLGPLLKKK; this is encoded by the coding sequence ATGGAACAGATCCGCATCCGCGGCGCGCGCACGCATAACCTGAAAAACATCAATCTCGACCTCCCCCGCAACAAGCTGATCGTCATCACCGGCTTGTCGGGTTCGGGCAAATCCTCGCTGGCTTTCGACACCCTGTATGCCGAAGGCCAGCGCCGCTATGTGGAGTCGCTGTCGGCCTATGCCCGCCAGTTCCTGCAGCTGATGGAAAAGCCGGACGTGGACCTGATCGAGGGCCTGTCGCCCGCCATCTCGATCGAACAGAAAGCCACCTCGCACAATCCGCGTTCGACCGTCGGCACCGTGACCGAGATTCACGATTACCTGCGTCTGCTGTATGCACGCGTTGGCACGCCTTACTGCCCCGACCATCCGGACAATCCGCTGGCGGCGCAATCGGTATCGCAAATGGTCGACGCCGTGCTGGCCATGCCGGAAGGCACCAAGCTGATGATCATGGCGCCGGTGGTGGCCAACCGCAAGGGCGAGCACGCCGACCTGTTCGAGCAGATGCAGGCCCAGGGCTTCGTGCGCTTCCGCGTACAGAGCGGCACCCACGATGCCAAGATTTATGAAGTGGACGAGCTGCCCAAGCTGAAGAAAACCGAGAAACACACCATCGACGTGGTGATCGACCGTATCAAGGTCAACGCCGAGCTGAAACAGCGCCTGGCCGAAAGCTTCGAGACCGCACTGCGCCTGGCCGACGGCCGCGCCATGGCTTATGAGATGGATACCGGTGTGGCGCATGTGTATTCCAATAAATTCGCCTGCAATACCTGCGGCTATTCGCTGCAGGAGCTGGAACCGCGCCTGTTCTCCTTCAATAACCCGATGGGCGCCTGCCCGGAGTGCGATGGCCTGGGCCATATCGAGTTCTTCGATCCCAAGCGCATCGTCGCCTTCCCCAATCTGTCGCTGGCTTCCGGCGCGGTAAAGGGCTGGGACCGCCGCAACCAGTTCTACTTCCAGATGCTGACCAGCCTGGCCGATCACTATGGCTTCGATATCGACGAGCCTTTCGAGAAGTTGCCGGCCAATGCGCAGAGCGTGGTGCTGCACGGTTCGGGCAAGAACGCGATTCCATTCTCGTATGTGAATGAACGTGGCAAGACCGTCATCAAGGAACACACCTTCGAGGGCGTGGTGAACAATCTGCAGCGCCGCTACCGCGAAACGGATTCGATGGCGGTGAAAGAGGAGCTGGCGAAGTTCATCAACGAGAAGAAATGTCCGTCCTGCGATGGCGCTCGCCTGCGCGTGGAAGCGCGCTACGTGAAAGTCGGCAGCGGCAAGCAGGAAAAAGCCATCTACGAGATCGCCGAGAAGCCGCTGCGCGATACGCTGAGCTTCTTCGAGCAGCTCAAGCTCAAAGGCGCGAAGAAGGATATCGCCGACCGCGTGATCAAGGAGATCGTCTCGCGCCTGACCTTCCTGAATAATGTGGGCCTGGACTACCTGTCGCTCGACCGCAGCGCCGACACCCTGTCGGGCGGCGAGGCGCAACGCATCCGCCTGGCGTCGCAGATCGGCTCCGGCCTGACCGGCGTGATGTACGTGCTGGATGAGCCATCCATCGGCCTGCACCAGCGCGACAACGACCGTCTGATCGACACTCTGCGCCATCTGCGCGATATCGGCAACAGCGTGCTGGTGGTGGAGCACGACGAGGATGCGATCCGTACCGCCGACTACATCGTCGACATGGGCAAGGGCGCGGGCGTGCACGGCGGCGACGTGATCGCTTCCGGCTCGCTGAAAGACATCCTGAAGAACAAGCAGTCGCTGACGGCCCAGTATCTGAGCGGCGCGCTGAAAATCGAAGTGCCGAAGAAGCGCCACCAACCCGACCCGGACCGCCAGCTGAGCATCAGCGGCGCCACCGGCAATAATCTGAAGAAGGTGTCGCTGGATCTGCCGGTTGGCCTGCTCACCTGCGTCACCGGCGTCTCCGGCTCCGGCAAATCGACCCTGGTCAACGATACGCTGTATCCGGCCCTGTCGCGCCACCTGTACGGCTCGCAGACGGAACCGGCGCCGCACGACAGCATCAGCGGCCTGGAACACTTCGACAAGGTGATTTCGGTCGACCAGGCGCCGATCGGCCGCACGCCGCGTTCGAATCCGGCCACCTACACCGGTCTGTTCACGCCGATCCGCGACCTGTTCGCCACGGTGCCGGCGGCCAAGGAGCGCGGCTACAGCGCCGGCCGTTTCTCCTTCAACGTCAAGGGCGGCCGCTGCGAAGCCTGCCAGGGCGACGGCGTGCTGAAAGTGGAGATGCACTTCCTGCCGGACGTATACGTGCCTTGCGACGTCTGCCACGGCAAGCGCTATAACCGCGAAACCCTGGAAGTGCATTACAAGGGCAAGAGCATCACCGAAGTGCTGGACATGACGGTGGAAGACGCGCACGAATTCTTCAAGCCGGTGCCGGTCATCGCGCGCAAGCTGCAAACCCTGCTCGACGTGGGCCTGGGCTATATCAAGCTGGGACAGAGCGCCACCACGCTGTCGGGCGGCGAGGCGCAGCGCGTCAAGCTGTCGCTGGAATTGTCCAAGCGCGACACGGGCCGCACCCTGTACATCCTGGACGAGCCGACCACCGGTCTGCACTTCCACGATATCGACCTGCTGCTGAAGGTGATCCACCGCCTGCGCGACCAGGGCAATACCCTGGTCATCATCGAGCACAATCTGGACGTGATCAAGACGGCCGACTGGATCGTCGACCTGGGTCCGGAAGGCGGTGCGGGCGGCGGCCGGATCATCGCCGCCGGCTCGCCGGAAGACGTGGCGGCCAACCCGGCCAGCGTCACCGGCAAGTATCTCGGCCCGCTGCTGAAGAAGAAGTAA
- a CDS encoding M4 family metallopeptidase, giving the protein MQATIKKGAVWVAFAFGATGVQAASRIDIDTIVSKYDAMLAKGTPTIAEKLGLNNGDLKAIHTQTLPNGKIITKYQQLYRGIPVLNSNVVEHRENSKAAPSLSGTFIQDIASDVRAATPQLSSAAILNLAKSKVAKAQWEEEQVQLYVHLHDGQSARLVYLVSFFMPNGKQPSRPFFLMDANTGEVLQQWDGLAQAKAGGPGGNTKVGRYEFGVNYASLDVSSNCAMDNGSVKTVNQNNGTDDLDTAFQFACPRNTFKPVNGAYSPLNDAHFFGNATIKMYGDWFGLSPLPQQLVMRVHYAQGFEGAAWTGGSIIIGDGYNRFYPLVSADVLAHEISHGFTAQNAKLLYLSQAGGMNEAFSDMAGEALEYYLTDSNDFKVGASITKTADALRYMYNPPLDGRSKIHVSDMLPSDSVHYISGIYNKAFHLLATSPGWNTRKAFEVMVDANRLYWTSMSTFNEGACGVEQAAGNRGYNASQVSTAFNAVGVNCDNYKWLVEQLYLAYTGRPGEPSGVSLWAEHLQAAAAPKKLAQFIEAYDANPGVKAVVDRFAQSPESLAFYPAEPAGSYDGLIAAVFQNAFGRPVDAANSAIWSGKLQSGQSSRNLAPIQILADALSSRNADRKNDALAAGKKVSVSLRFTANVNEPAEIVAYSTPLANSKARNMLKTVNAATQVQDFVPAIDATIADIVAKH; this is encoded by the coding sequence ATGCAGGCGACTATAAAAAAAGGAGCGGTATGGGTAGCGTTCGCATTTGGCGCTACTGGAGTACAAGCAGCAAGCCGTATCGATATCGATACGATTGTTTCAAAATATGACGCCATGCTGGCAAAGGGGACGCCAACCATTGCTGAAAAGCTGGGACTGAATAATGGCGATTTAAAAGCCATTCATACCCAGACTCTTCCAAATGGAAAAATCATTACCAAATATCAACAGCTATACCGCGGCATTCCGGTGTTGAACAGCAATGTGGTGGAGCACCGGGAAAACAGCAAAGCGGCGCCTTCCCTGAGCGGTACATTCATCCAGGACATCGCCAGCGACGTACGGGCCGCAACGCCGCAACTCTCCTCCGCAGCCATCTTGAATCTGGCCAAAAGCAAGGTAGCGAAAGCACAATGGGAGGAAGAACAGGTTCAGCTGTATGTGCATCTGCACGACGGCCAATCCGCGCGGTTGGTGTATCTGGTGTCTTTCTTCATGCCCAATGGCAAGCAGCCAAGCCGGCCTTTCTTTTTAATGGATGCCAATACCGGCGAGGTATTACAGCAATGGGATGGCTTGGCCCAGGCCAAAGCTGGCGGTCCTGGCGGCAATACCAAGGTTGGCCGATACGAATTCGGCGTCAACTACGCATCCCTGGATGTCAGCAGCAACTGCGCAATGGATAATGGCAGCGTTAAAACTGTCAATCAAAATAACGGCACGGATGATTTGGACACCGCTTTTCAATTCGCTTGCCCCCGCAACACATTTAAGCCAGTCAACGGCGCCTACTCACCTTTAAACGACGCGCATTTCTTCGGCAATGCCACGATCAAAATGTATGGCGATTGGTTCGGCCTGTCGCCGCTTCCGCAGCAGCTGGTGATGCGAGTGCACTATGCCCAAGGTTTTGAGGGGGCGGCATGGACTGGCGGCTCCATCATTATTGGCGATGGCTATAACAGGTTCTATCCCCTGGTATCCGCCGACGTTCTTGCGCATGAGATCAGCCATGGCTTTACCGCGCAAAACGCCAAGCTGCTCTACCTTTCACAAGCGGGTGGAATGAATGAAGCTTTTTCCGATATGGCCGGCGAGGCGCTGGAATATTATCTGACGGATAGCAATGACTTCAAGGTTGGCGCCAGCATCACGAAAACCGCCGACGCCCTGCGCTATATGTACAATCCGCCGCTGGATGGGCGCTCCAAAATCCATGTCTCGGATATGTTGCCAAGCGATAGTGTGCACTACATCAGCGGCATCTATAACAAGGCATTTCATCTGCTCGCCACTTCGCCGGGATGGAATACCCGCAAGGCATTCGAGGTCATGGTCGATGCAAACCGCCTCTACTGGACTTCAATGAGCACCTTTAACGAAGGCGCATGCGGCGTGGAGCAGGCGGCCGGCAATCGTGGATATAACGCCAGCCAGGTAAGCACGGCCTTCAATGCGGTCGGCGTCAATTGCGACAACTATAAATGGCTGGTTGAGCAGTTGTACCTGGCCTATACCGGCCGCCCTGGCGAACCGTCCGGCGTCAGTCTCTGGGCCGAGCATCTGCAAGCCGCCGCCGCGCCCAAAAAGCTGGCTCAGTTCATTGAAGCGTATGACGCCAATCCGGGCGTCAAGGCCGTCGTTGACCGCTTTGCCCAAAGTCCCGAAAGCCTGGCCTTCTATCCCGCCGAGCCGGCAGGCAGCTACGATGGCTTGATTGCCGCGGTGTTCCAGAACGCATTCGGCCGCCCGGTCGACGCTGCCAATAGCGCGATCTGGTCGGGCAAACTGCAAAGCGGACAAAGCAGCCGCAATCTGGCGCCGATCCAGATCCTGGCCGATGCCTTGAGCAGCCGGAATGCCGACCGCAAAAACGATGCGCTGGCTGCAGGGAAAAAAGTCAGCGTCTCCCTGCGCTTCACGGCCAACGTCAACGAGCCAGCGGAGATCGTCGCCTACAGCACGCCCTTGGCCAATAGCAAAGCACGCAATATGCTGAAGACGGTCAACGCTGCCACCCAGGTGCAGGACTTCGTTCCGGCCATCGACGCCACCATCGCCGACATCGTCGCCAAGCACTAG
- a CDS encoding type II toxin-antitoxin system CcdA family antitoxin — protein sequence MKISPPPSKLAAKKATNITLSLDVYQAAKSLGINISQVCEQRLREEIQLRQEWQWNEEHADFLVAYNRRVEEEGLALEEWRSF from the coding sequence ATGAAAATTTCTCCGCCCCCATCAAAGCTGGCTGCAAAAAAAGCAACCAATATCACGCTCTCACTGGATGTATACCAAGCTGCGAAGAGCCTTGGCATTAACATCTCACAGGTCTGTGAGCAACGCTTACGCGAGGAGATTCAATTACGCCAGGAGTGGCAATGGAATGAAGAGCATGCTGACTTTCTGGTGGCCTACAACCGGCGGGTGGAGGAGGAAGGTCTGGCACTTGAAGAGTGGCGGTCTTTCTGA